Proteins from a single region of Candidatus Binatia bacterium:
- a CDS encoding winged helix-turn-helix domain-containing protein yields the protein MSLYLFGPFELDAERLLLLDRGEPIPIGPKVVETLLALVEHPGELFAKSALLTRIWPEGYVDEANLAQNIYVLRKTLRSRWNVEAIETIPRRGYRFIAPVQRRHDAPRPQPAHAPPAPPAPARRSYRRWAVVGASGLALAAALTLAIAIPRGVGARSGLSAEGTRLYEIGRYYWNLRTRDGIAKSVDYFSRVIDTDPHDARGYAGLASADAMMADYGYGEAPAKVYVARARAYAHKALVLAPDSGEAYAVLGMLATEKKTGSMPNLVEAFKDLRRAIALDPRSGPAHLWYGVALLEKGRVSDAYGELNTAAQLDPLSVASTSWLGTAAYLERRYVDAVAYARETLDLSPQRGDAYQTLGLAYEALGNDSRAAAAFARLAEVCVECRGQAAALLAPVYARTNRLAEARAELAYAQSHPHEVAPEDLALAFAAVGRRGAALDLLRRAHSEYVAAEMANDPRFAPLRRAVGVAAVPKPA from the coding sequence ATGAGCCTCTACCTTTTCGGACCCTTTGAGCTCGATGCCGAGCGTCTACTTTTGCTCGACCGCGGCGAGCCGATTCCGATCGGGCCGAAGGTAGTAGAGACGCTTTTGGCACTCGTCGAGCATCCCGGCGAGCTCTTCGCGAAAAGCGCGCTGCTGACTCGCATCTGGCCCGAAGGTTACGTCGACGAGGCAAACCTCGCGCAGAACATTTACGTCTTGCGCAAGACGCTCCGGTCGCGCTGGAACGTCGAAGCGATTGAGACGATCCCGCGGCGCGGCTATCGCTTTATCGCTCCCGTGCAGCGTCGCCACGACGCGCCCCGGCCGCAGCCGGCTCACGCGCCGCCTGCGCCGCCCGCGCCTGCGCGGCGGAGTTATCGCCGCTGGGCGGTGGTCGGCGCTTCGGGTCTCGCTCTCGCAGCCGCGCTGACGCTGGCGATCGCGATTCCGCGAGGAGTAGGCGCGCGTTCGGGGCTCTCCGCCGAAGGAACGCGCCTGTACGAGATCGGGCGCTACTATTGGAATCTGCGCACGCGCGACGGCATTGCGAAGAGCGTCGATTACTTCTCACGCGTCATCGACACCGACCCGCACGACGCGCGCGGCTACGCGGGATTGGCGTCGGCCGATGCCATGATGGCGGATTACGGCTACGGCGAGGCTCCGGCCAAGGTCTACGTGGCACGGGCGCGAGCCTACGCGCATAAGGCGCTCGTGCTGGCCCCCGATAGCGGCGAGGCGTACGCGGTGCTCGGCATGCTCGCAACCGAAAAGAAGACCGGCAGCATGCCAAACCTGGTCGAAGCCTTCAAGGATCTGCGGCGCGCGATCGCGCTCGATCCGCGAAGCGGCCCCGCACACTTGTGGTACGGGGTTGCGCTGCTCGAGAAGGGGCGCGTGTCGGACGCCTACGGCGAGCTCAACACGGCAGCACAACTCGACCCGCTGTCCGTAGCCTCGACCTCCTGGCTCGGAACCGCCGCGTACCTCGAGCGTCGGTATGTCGACGCCGTGGCGTACGCGCGCGAGACGCTCGACCTTTCGCCGCAGCGCGGCGACGCCTACCAGACGTTGGGACTCGCCTACGAGGCGCTCGGGAACGACTCGCGCGCCGCGGCGGCGTTTGCCCGGCTGGCCGAGGTCTGCGTTGAGTGCCGCGGCCAGGCCGCGGCGCTGCTCGCGCCGGTCTACGCCCGGACAAACCGCCTCGCCGAGGCCCGCGCCGAGCTTGCATATGCCCAGAGCCACCCGCACGAGGTAGCACCCGAGGATCTGGCGCTGGCGTTCGCGGCGGTCGGCCGGCGCGGGGCGGCCTTGGACTTGCTCCGCCGCGCGCACAGCGAGTACGTCGCTGCGGAGATGGCCAACGACCCGCGCTTCGCTCCGTTGCGGCGCGCCGTCGGGGTGGCCGCCGTCCCGAAGCCCGCATAG
- a CDS encoding YegS/Rv2252/BmrU family lipid kinase gives MRVLLVVNPHSRRGRALGGDVRRELALRGIDTAERVSSPQGLDAIVVAGGDGSFARAIGTALAFGLPIGLVPLGTFNDLARTLAIPFDVADACATIAAGRTRAIDVASVNGAFYASEASIGVSSRLTRLQRARDKQRFGLLAILAGALTAVRFLRPFHASVSYDGATVRLRTVQLTVANSNHFGGFITVADAAVDDGWLDLYSVDVEDAGSFLALAGALLSGRPRAAENVRTFRSTAFSVATKRPRHIVADGEPAGKTPAGFEILHRALRVFVP, from the coding sequence GTGCGCGTCCTCCTCGTCGTCAACCCGCATTCGCGGCGCGGGCGCGCGCTGGGTGGCGACGTACGGCGGGAGCTCGCGCTGCGCGGCATCGACACGGCCGAGCGCGTATCGAGCCCGCAAGGTCTCGACGCGATCGTCGTCGCGGGCGGCGACGGCTCGTTCGCGCGAGCGATCGGTACGGCGCTGGCTTTTGGCCTGCCGATCGGGCTCGTGCCGCTGGGGACGTTCAACGATCTGGCGCGCACGCTCGCGATTCCGTTCGACGTCGCGGACGCATGTGCAACGATCGCGGCGGGCCGCACGCGCGCGATCGACGTCGCCAGCGTCAACGGCGCGTTCTACGCGAGCGAGGCGAGCATCGGCGTTTCCAGCCGCCTCACGCGGCTGCAGAGGGCGCGCGACAAGCAGCGCTTCGGACTGCTCGCGATACTGGCCGGCGCGCTCACGGCCGTCAGGTTTCTGCGGCCGTTTCATGCGTCGGTTTCCTACGACGGCGCGACGGTGCGCCTGCGGACCGTTCAGCTCACCGTCGCCAACAGCAATCATTTCGGAGGTTTCATCACGGTCGCGGACGCTGCCGTCGACGACGGCTGGCTAGACCTGTACTCGGTGGACGTCGAGGACGCTGGGAGCTTCCTCGCGCTCGCCGGGGCGCTGCTGTCCGGGAGACCGCGAGCGGCGGAAAACGTGCGGACGTTTCGCTCTACAGCCTTCAGCGTCGCGACGAAGCGGCCACGACACATCGTTGCCGACGGGGAGCCGGCCGGGAAGACGCCGGCGGGTTTCGAGATCCTTCACAGGGCGCTGCGTGTCTTCGTTCCGTAG